CGCGTCTCCGCTTATATTTTTCCATCTCAATTTATAcggaaattaatttaattaagctccAAGCTTAATTACTTAAATTAATTTCTTTCCAAATATTAATCTCCAAGTCCACTAATTTCTTCCATTTAAACTCCAGGCCCAAGTCcccttaattaatttaaagtgGCCCAACTCCAATTAAATCTAGTGGCCCAACTTAATTAATTCAATGGCCCAattcaataaattaaatggCCCAATTCAATTAATGAGCCCAAGTAGAAAAAATACTCCCTTCCTATCTGTCGGCCTCCCTCTCTAATTCATTTCTTCTAAATCCAATTAAGAATGGAAGAGGGCAgcgccttcttcttctccacgATTCCTCTTCCCCCAAATCAAATTTCTCTCCCAAATCCCTAATTTGAAAGAAACGAAAGAGAAGCAACGCCTCAACCGTTCCCTTCTCTTCTGTCTCTCTCCCTCCCGGCGGATTCACGCTCGGAGTGAGCTCTCTGGTGCGGAATCGGGGTCGTCGATGAACTGAACAACGACTGGAATTGCACCTACTTGTATGGAACCTTGAGCAGGAGAAtaaaatggagaagaaggagtAAATTGCATTAATTTCTATCAATGAGCTTACAAAATGAGAAGAGTTCATCTTATATAGACGAACTCACGTAACTAACTCTCACTTAACCGTAACTAACAAGCGGTTATGAATCTAACTAACTGAGCTAACTCTTCTTTACTGCCACGTGCCGTCCACTTCTATGATTCCTTCGCATGCATCCACCCATGCTTACGTGTCATGATCGTTTCCATGCACCAAATCTCCCCCCTTCAAataaccttgtcctcaaggttgaAAATGTGGATAGCGTTCCTGTATATCATGAAGAAATTCCCACGTAGCATCCTCCAGAAATGAATTTGCCCAATGAATTAAACCTTGCGTTGCCGGTTTGTTGCCGCGTTTCACCAAACGTCGGTCAAGGATTTGGACTTGTTCCAAAAAAGTCGAGTTTCCTACCTCCGGCAAGGTACCGTGCAATTGAGACAAAGGTCCCAACTTTTTCTTCAACTGAGATACATGAAAAACAGGGTGTATTTTGAGCTGGTTGGTAAAGATAGTTTGTATGCTACTTCTCCAAATTTGTCGATGATCTTGAAAGGACCGAAGTATCTGGGGCTTAATTTGTGAAATTGTCTGTCACGGAGTGTATTCTGACGGTATGGTTGTAATTTTAAGTACACCCAATCTCCCAAGGCAAACTTGCGATCAGACCTATGCTTGTCATGCTGCTGTTTCATTCTTTTCTGAGCTCGTTCCAGATGGTGTTTAAGGACTTCTAGCATTGCTTCTATAGCCATTAAGCTCTCGTTAACATCATGAACTGAAGAATCTCCTCTGAAGTAGGGAATGTGGATAGGTGGGGGTAACCATATAGTGCCTCAAAAGGTGTAGTTTGTATGGCCGAATGGAAGAAAGTGTTGTACCAAAACTCCGCTAAGCTCAACCATCTACTCCAATCGGTTGGTTGATCACCACACATGCAACGAAGATAAGTTTCAAGGCAACGATTAACCACCTCCGTTTGTCCATCCGATTGAGGGTGATAGGCCGTTGACATATGTAATTCTACTCCTTGAAGTTTGAAGAAATCGGACCAGAATTTGCTCATGAAGACCTTATCCCGATCACTGATGAGAATACTCGGCAACCCATGAAGTTTGAAGACGTGATCTAAGAAAGCTTGAGCCACTGACATAGCTGAATAAGGGTGTGTGAGTGACATAAAATGAGCATACTTGGTGAGGCGATCCACCACTACTAAAATGGTAGACTTTCCATGAGAATTTGGAAGACCTTCGATAAACTCCAAACTAATCTGGAACCACGCATCTTCGGGTATTGGGAGAGGTTGTAGCAGCCCCGGAGAAGCACTATTATCATATTTATAATGTTGGCATATGTCGCATTCTCGAATGTAATTCCGAATTTGCTTCTCCATATTTACCCAATAGAACAATGAAGAGAGTCTTTTGTAGGTAGCCAAGACTCCAGAATGACCCCCTGTACTTGAGGTATGGAAGAGCTGAATTATCTTGAGTCTCAAATTCTGATCATCTCCAACCACTAGTCGGCCTTTCCTTCATAGTTGGTTGCCAATCCAAGAAAATTTAGAGTTGGCATCAGGGTTCTGCTGTAGGTCAGTTATCAGGGTTTTCAGTTGAGTATCAGTTTCCCATGTCGCTTGAATCATAGGGTATATATATGTGGAGATAGTTGTGAGGGCCATGCAGAAAATCTCAGAAGAATGCACACGAGAGAGTGCATCAGCCACTAGATTCTCAACTCCCTTTTTGTATGTAATCTCAAAATCAAAAGCCATTAGCTTAGAAAGCCAGCTAAGCTGAGCAGGGGTGGATAACTTCTGTTTCAATAAGTGACTCAGAGTCTTGTGATCTGTTCTTACTTCAAACGGTTTAGTGCTCAGGTAGTGGCACCAATGTGTCACTGCAAAGACAATAGCCAATAATTCCTTGTCATAAACTGACAGAGCCCTATTCTTTGGTGACAGTGTCTTGCTAATGAAAGCAATGGGGCGGTTGTTTTGCATTAAAACAGCACCAATTCCATAACTTGAAGCATCGGTCTCTATGACAAAGGGTAAAGAGATATCAGGTAATGCTAACACAGGAGGAGAAAGCATAGCTTCGTTAAGtgctgcaaaagctgcatcagtAGTAGCATCCCAAGAAAAAGCATCCTTCTTAAGTAGATCAGTGAGAGGTCTGCATATTATGCCATATCCTTTGATAAATTTTCTGTAATAACGTGTGAGTCCAAGAAAGCCTCGAAGTTTGGACACATCAGTAGGGGTTGGCCAATCTTTCATAGCCTGAATCTTCTTAGGATCAGTAGCTACACCATCTTTAGAAATAATGTGGCCTAGATATTCAACCTTGCTTTTAGCAAATTCACATTTACTTTCTTTAGCAAATAGAGTATACTACTGTAGTTTCTTGAAGACCAACTTTAAGTGATCCAAATGAGCCTCCACATCCTTGCTATATATCAGGatatcatcaaagaaaacaaGCACGAACTTCATTAGACTCTGAAACGTGGCTGGTGCATTGGTTAGTCCGAAAGGCATCACTGcaaattcatagtgaccatCATGAGTACGAAAAGCGGTTTTAGGAATGTCTTCGGCCTCCATTCTGATCTGGTGGTAACCTGCTCTTAAGTCAATTTTGGAGAAAACCTTGGCTCCCTTCAATTCTTCCaagagttcatcaataagagGTATAGGGTATTTATCTTTAATTGTCATCTTATTCAATTGTTTGTAATCCACACACATGCGCCAtgttccatcctttttcttcaTTAAAACCACATGAGAAGAAAACGGGCTTGAACTTGGTTGAATAAAGCCTTGCTTCAAGAGATCAGCCACTTGTTTTTCAATAATACTTTTCTGTATGGCTGAGTGTCTGTAGGGTCTAGAGTTTACTGGTGAAGAGCCTGGGATCAAGGTGATTTTATGATTGTGAGATCTCAAAGGAGGCAGAGAAGACGGCTCAACAAATATATTTTTCTGTTCTTCCAGAAGCTGTTGAATACTGGAGGGAATTGAGACTTCAGCTTCCTCTGATTGTTCTACAGAAAGTAATGTTGTAGACCCTTCATCAGTCACTTGTATCCCCTCAGTATGAGTCAAGAGTTTGCTCATCTCCTTTTCAGAAACCTTGTGTACTTGCAGCTCATTGTGACCTCCTCTGACTAAGTGTCTTCGACCATTTAGTGTAAAATCCATAGTTAGATTTTTGAAGTCCCATTGGATAACCCCTAATGTCTCCAACCATTGTATTCCCAACACCATGTCACAACTTCCCAGAGGCAGAAGAAGAACATCAGTTACAAATGGAGTACCTCTTAATAACCAATGCATACCTTTACACATTGATTTACACTCCAATCGGTTTCCATCAGCAACATCAACCATCACTGGATTTACTTGAGTCAGTTGAAGTCCCAGTTTCTTTGCCAAAAGCAAATCAAGAAAATTATGCGTACTTCCAGAATCAATAAGAATGTGAATAGCTTTCTTTCCAACACGGCCAGTAACTCGCATGGTGCGAAAGCCTCTTGAAGGAGAGCCGTTTATAGCATGTATTGAGATCAGAGGATTCTCATCATCATTTATCTCCTCATCCTGAATCTCAGCCTCAATAGATGAATCTCTCACACCATCATCTATTTCCAATAAGTACAATTGTTTCCTAGCACAACGATGTCCTCTTTCAAATTTCTCATCACAGCCATAACATAAGCCTTTTGCTCTTTTTTCAGCCATTTCTTCTTCGGTTAATAAGCGTCTAGTTTTTACAGCAGGCATAGTAGGCGTGGGTAATAGTGGTGTTGAATATGATGTAGATCTAGCATCAGTGGTAGTAAACCTCTTAGAATTGTGAGGCATAACATCTGTAGCATTAGTCGACTGATCCTGAAGTCTAGCTAGAGCATAGGCATGGACTAGTGTTTGTGGCATGAACATTCTGACAACCTTTTGCACATGCGGTTTCAATCCATTGATAAAATGGCTAATAGCATAAGACTCAGAAAATGAAACACGACTAAGTAGCAGTTCAAATTGGTCATGGTAGTTAGCAAACGCACCTGTTTGTTTGAGTGCTAGGAGCTCGGTCATTGGATCTCCGAGGAGCTGATTTCCAAATCGACCTTCCAAAGCTCGCAGAAACGTTGGCCACGGTGTAGTCATTGCTCGATCTTGATATTTTGCCCAATTTTGAAACCATTGAAGCGCGCGGCCTTCAAAATTAATCACTGCCAAACGCACCTTCGATTCTTCCGGTGTCAGATCCACCGCGAAGAAGTGATCGCAACGGAGAATCCATCCAGTTAAGTCCTCTCCGTTGAAGATCGAAAAACCAACCTTAGATTGGCGAGTAGCAAAATATTGTTGTCGATGCTGAACGCCCCCTGCAAACTGAGCATTAGGAGCTCCCTCCGGTGGTGGAATCAGGCGAGGTATCAATTCATTTTGTTGCAGTTGGAGAGCTAGAAGCTCCTCTCTGAATTCCTTCATGGAGAGGTCGCGCGCCTCCTCAGATTCATCACAGCGTCGCTCCGAATAAGCAGAGAGCTCAGCTATGGTAGCCTTGACTGACTCCTCCAACCGCCGCATATCACCGGAGCGAGTGTCCATCGCCACAGGAATCGGATCGGAAAGGCTGATACCACTTGGTGCGGAATCGGGGTCGTCGATGAACTGAACAACGACCGGAATTGCACCTACTTGTATGGAACCTTGAGcaggaaaataaaatggagaagaaggagtaaattgcattaatttctgtCAATGAGCAAATGAGAAGAGTTCATCTTATATAGATGAACTCACGTAACTAACTCTCACTTAACCGTAACTAACAAGCGGTTATGAATCTAACTAACTGAGCTAACTCTTCTTTACTGCCACGTGTCGTCCGCTTCTATGATTCCTTCGCATGCATCCACCCATGCTTACGTGTCATGATCGTTTCCATGCACCACTCTCCTTTCCTTAATTCCTGCAAATCCCTAATTTGAAATGAGAATTTAGGAGCTAAGCCTCCTTCTCCTCTCTTACGGTTTCTCCGGCGAATCATCGGCGATGGCTCGTCTCCACCCCGCGACAgccgaaccgccgaaccgtgGCTCAGCCTAAAGCTAAGTCACTTTCCCCCTTTCCTGTTTTCACTAATTCGTGATTACATGCTTCGAGTTACGACAGCTTTGATTCATTGTTGGGTTTGACTATGTAGTTCTCTCAAGTTGTGATCTTGTTGGAGAGAGTTTGTTCTAATCTTTAGGCTACTAGATTGCATTGTAACTTAGGCTAATTGTGATGCAAAATTCCTTACTGATTGGTTGAGGCTAGTTCTAAGTCCCTTGAGTTCTTGTTCTTGGTTACCTAGTGTGATTGCTCTACATGATGCAAGGGAGGGTGTTGAGGGAATTACCTTGCTCGGTGCACCCTCTCGGTGTGCCCTCCTCACTGCCGCTGCTCCGCACCGCCGCTCCGCACCGCCGCTCCGTACTCCGCTGCACTCCCTTGCCTAGAGAGAATTTGGCAGAAAAATGTGCGTGGAGTGGGGAGGGGAGGGCGGTATTTATAAGCCATTCCTTTGGCTTCTTGTGGCAGATATTTGGGGAATTGATGATCTCAAATTTGGTTACAACCTCAGCCTTCTTTTGAGGTTATTGTTTAAGGGAATCTTACCTCTTTGGTGTGAACCTTGGGGCTGCCCTTTTGACCATTTTCTTGGGGGATGGAGGGGCAGGATACTTCCCTAAATGGGGCTGCCTAGTGAGCTTGTTCCACAGTGTCCATTTGCTCCCTCTCTCCATTTGATGAAACGTGCTCTTGGTTCTAGCATTGCAGCCTAGGGGCTGACCATTTAGCTCTACTATTCCTCATTTCCTAGTTGAGCATGTACCTCTTTTCCCTTTATTTGTGAGTTCCTATTTAACCCCTTTTTGGTGTATTCCTTGCAGGTACAAAGGCTGTCCATTCTTGGAGCTTTGTGGAGGGGGAAGATCGAAAAGATCTAGGAAGAGAGGTGAATGGATTTGCCACCTCACTTATTTGCctatatgccaagtttagtCCTTTGTTAGAGTATTAGGTTTGGAGTAGCTCTTGTCCAAGCTCTCATTAGCTTGAATGTTGTCCCTTTCAAAGATGTAGTGTAGGATGAATTGTTGTTTTGATTTTCCTTGCGCAGAAAACGAGGCATGTAATTGATTTTCTCCAATAAATTCCAATAATCATTTATTTCAACATTGCTATTCAAATAAGATTTCCATGTTGCACTTAAACTTTCCTTCTCCACAAGGTACTTAATTTGATCCGACGTCGGGAAACAATCGAATCACACGTCCACACGTTTGCTAATTGCGATCAATCGAGCTAATAATCCGACTTAATTATAAATAAGAGGATTAAATATCCGGGGCGTCACATTCCACCCTCCTTAAatgaaatttcgtcccgaaatttgtacGGCTTTACTCAAACAGCTCGGGATATCGCTCCCTCATTTTACtctctaactcccacgtggcctcTTTCTGCCCGTGGTGTTCCCATAGTACTTTTACTGAAGGGATGTATTTGTTTCTTAACTGATGTACCTTTCTGTCCAGAATCGCTTTCGGCTTTTCCTCATAGCTCAGATCCGGGTTTAATATCATCTCTTCCTGATGAATCACGTGCTTCGGATCAAACATGTATTTCCTAAGCTATGATACATGGAATACGTTGTGAACGTTTCCAAAGCTTGGcggtaacgccaatcgatagGCCACTGGTCCGACTGCTTCTAGGATCTCGTACGGTCCAATGTACCGGGGTCGGAGTTTCCCCTTAACTCCAAATCTGACTATCCCCTTTGAGGGTGATACTTTTAAGAAAACCTTATCTCCCACCTCAAACTGCAAATCAGTTCATCGGACATCTGCATAGGACTTCTGACAATTTCCATCATCTCTTCAATTACTTCCGGACCCAAAATTTTCCTCTCACCGACGTCGTCCCAATAGaggggtgatctacacttcctcccgTACAGTgcttcgtacggagccatatcaatcgttgcctggtaactattgttgtaggcaaactctATTAGTGGCAGTACTTGTTCCCAATCGCTTCCTCTATCAAGCACTACTGCTCTCAGCATGTCCTCGAGTGTGTGAATTTTCCTCTCGGACTGTCCGTCGGTCTGTGGGTGAAATGCCGTGCTAAAATTCAATTGCGTCCCCAGCTCTTTCCGTAAGCTTTGCCAAAATCGGGATGTGAATTTGGCATCTCTATCTGACGTGATCGTTGCCGGTATGTCGTGCAGGCGAATGATTCCCTTCATGTATAACTGGGCTAACTTCTCTGATTCGTACGTGATAGGGATTGGTATAAAGTGAGCGCTCTTAGTGAGACGATCGActatcacccaaatcgcagtatTTCCTCTCTGAGATTTT
This sequence is a window from Salvia splendens isolate huo1 chromosome 5, SspV2, whole genome shotgun sequence. Protein-coding genes within it:
- the LOC121804134 gene encoding uncharacterized protein LOC121804134; the encoded protein is MDFVTGLPKSQRGNTAIWVIVDRLTKSAHFIPIPITYESEKLAQLYMKGIIRLHDIPATITSDRDAKFTSRFWQSLRKELGTQLNFSTAFHPQTDGQSERKIHTLEDMLRAVVLDRGSDWEQLRKYMFDPKHVIHQEEMILNPDLSYEEKPKAILDRKKLMQFTPSSPFYFPAQGSIQVGAIPVVVQFIDDPDSAPSGISLSDPIPVAMDTRSGDMRRLEESVKATIAELSAYSERRCDESEEARDLSMKEFREELLALQLQQNELIPRLIPPPEGAPNAQFAGGVQHRQQYFATRQSKVGFSIFNGEDLTGWILRCDHFFAVDLTPEESKVRLAVINFEGRALQWFQNWAKYQDRAMTTPWPTFLRALEGRFGNQLLGDPMTELLALKQTGAFANYHDQFELLLSRVSFSESYAISHFINGLKPHVQKVVRMFMPQTLVHAYALARLQDQSTNATDVMPHNSKRFTTTDARSTSYSTPLLPTPTMPAVKTRRLLTEEEMAEKRAKGLCYGCDEKFERGHRCARKQLYLLEIDDGVRDSSIEAEIQDEEINDDENPLISIHAINGSPSRGFRTMRVTGRVGKKAIHILIDSGSTHNFLDLLLAKKLGLQLTQVNPVMVDVADGNRLECKSMCKGMHWLLRGTPFVTDVLLLPLGSCDMVLGIQWLETLGVIQWDFKNLTMDFTLNGRRHLVRGGHNELQVHKVSEKEMSKLLTHTEGIQVTDEGSTTLLSVEQSEEAEVSIPSSIQQLLEEQKNIFVEPSSLPPLRSHNHKITLIPGSSPVNSRPYRHSAIQKSIIEKQVADLLKQGFIQPSSSPFSSHVVLMKKKDGTWRMCVDYKQLNKMTIKDKYPIPLIDELLEELKGAKVFSKIDLRAGYHQIRMEAEDIPKTAFRTHDGHYEFAVMPFGLTNAPATFQSLMKFVLVFFDDILIYSKDVEAHLDHLNKVEYLGHIISKDGVATDPKKIQAMKDWPTPTDVSKLRGFLGLTRYYRKFIKGYGIICRPLTDLLKKDAFSWDATTDAAFAALNEAMLSPPVLALPDISLPFVIETDASSYGIGAVLMQNNRPIAFISKTLSPKNRALSVYDKELLAIVFAVTHWCHYLSTKPFEVRTDHKTLSHLLKQKLSTPAQLSWLSKLMAFDFEITYKKGVENLVADALSRVHSSEIFCMALTTISTYIYPMIQATWETDTQLKTLITDLQQNPDANSKFSWIGNQL